Below is a genomic region from Sphingopyxis terrae subsp. terrae NBRC 15098.
TCGATTGACGGCCTCTCTCTGGTGGGCGCACAAAAAAGGGGCCGCATATGCGGCCCCTTTCTGCAACCGGTTCTGAACCGGGACAGGCTCCCGGTCCGTCCTCAGCGCTTGTCGACCGGGACGTAGGCGCGCTGCGTCGGGCCGGTGTAGAGCTGGCGCGGGCGGCCGATCTTCTGCGCGGGGTCCGAAATCATCTCGTTCCACTGCGCGACCCAGCCGACGGTACGGGCGAGCGCGAAGAGCGCGGTGAACATCGTGGTCGGGAAGCCGATCGCCGACAGGATGACGCCCGAATAGAAGTCGACATTGGGGAAGAGCTTCTTTTCGACGAAATAATCGTCGTTGAGCGCCATTTCCTCAAGCTGCAGCGCGACGTCGAAGACCGGATCGTTGACCTTGAGCGCGGTGAACACCTCGCGCACGGTCTTCTGCATCACCGTCGCACGCGGGTCGTAATTCTTGTACACGCGGTGGCCGAAGCCCATCAGGCGGAACGGATCATCCTTGTCCTTCGCGCGCGCGATATATTCGGGGATGCGTTCGGGACGGCCGATTTCGCGCAGCATGTTGAGCGCGGCTTCGTTGGCTCCGCCATGCGCCGGACCCCAAAGACAGGCAATGCCCGCCGCGATGCACGCGAAGGGATTGGCGCCCGACGAACCCGCAAGGCGAACGGTCGAGGTCGACGCATTCTGCTCATGGTCGGCATGCAGGATGAAGATGCGGTCGAGCGCGCGGACAACCGCCGGATCAACCTCATATTCCTCGGCCGGAACGCCGAAGGTCATGCGCAGGAAATTATGCGTGTAGCTGAGGTCGTTCTGCGGATAGATGAAGGGCTGACCCACCGAATATTTATACGCCATCGCCGCGATCGTCGGCATCTTGGCGATCAGGCGGTGGCTCGCGATCATGCGCTGGTGCGGATCGTGGATTTCGGTCGAATCATGATAAAAGGCCGACAGCGCGCCAACCACGCCGCACATGATCGCCATCGGGTGCGCGTCACGGCGGAAGCCGCGATAGAAGGTCGCAAGCTGTTCGTGCAGCATAGTGTGGCGCGTGATCGTGGTATCGAACTTCGCCAGCTCGTCGCCGCTCGGCAATTCGCCGTTCAGGAGCAGATAGGCGACCTCCATGAAGGTCGAATGTTCGGCAAGATCGCCGATCGCATAACCGCGGTGGAGCAGGACGCCTTCGTCGCCGTCGATATAGGTCAGCTTCGACTCGCAGCTCGCGGTCGAGGTGAAGCCCGGATCATAAGTGAAGGCGCCGGTCTGGCCGTAGAATTTGCGGATGTCGACGACGTCGGGGCCGACGGTGCCCTTCAGCACCGGACTCTCGACAATCTTGTCGCCCAGGGTGATTTTCGCGGTCTGGTCGGTCATATTTTTTCCCCTGATCTGCGGGCGGGAGAGTGAGTGGCTACGCCCCTGCCGGATAATTGTGCGCTGCGTCAAGTCGCGCCAGGCTCTCGTCGCGCCCCAATAGCAGCAAGACGTCGAAAATGCCCGGAGAAACGGTGCGGCCGGTCAGCGCGGCGCGCAGCGGTTGAGCCAGCTTGCCAAGGCCAACTCCGGCCGACTCGCTCGTCTCGCGCACCGCCGCCTCGATGGCATCGTGCGACCAGTCGCCGAGCGCGCGCAGGCGGTCGGTGACATTCGCCAGCAAGCCTTCCGGGGCTTCGGCGATCAGCGCGGCCGCTTTCTCTTCGACCGCCAGCGGACGCACGGCAAACAGGAAGACGGCGCCCTCGGCAATCTCGTCCAGCGTCTTGGCGCGCGGCTTGAGCACGTCCATCGCGCGCGCCAGCAAGGCGCTGTCGTCGCTGTCGAGCGCGCGGCCGACCAGCGTCTCGATGCGCGGCGCCACCAGGCCGGCAAGCCGGGCATCGTCGGCCTCGCGGATATAATGACCGTTCAGATTCTCGAGCTTCTTGAAATCGAAGCGCGACGGCGAGCGGCCGACATTGGCAAGATCGAACCATTCGACGGCCTGCTCGCGGCTGATGATTTCGGCATCGCCATGCCCCCAGCCGAGGCGCAGCAGATAATTGTTCACCGCCTCGGGCAGATAGCCAAGCTCGTCGCGATAGGCATCGACGCCGAGCGCGCCATGCCGCTTCGACAGCTTTGCGCCATCGGCGCCGTGGATCAGCGGGACGTGCGCATAAACCGGCTCGCGCCACGCCATTGCGCGGATCAGCGCGAGTTGGCGGAAGGCGTTGTTCAGGTGATCGTCGCCGCGGATGACATGGGTGATCCCCATGTCGTTATCGTCGACGACGACGCTGAGCATATAGGTCGGGGTGCCGTCGCTGCGGAGCAGGATGAAATCGTCGAGCTCGGCATTCTGGACCGTCACCTCGCCCTGCACGCGGTCGTGGATCGTCACCGCGCCGTCCTGCGGCGCGCGCAGGCGGAGGACGTGCGGCGCGGCGGGATCGCCGTCGTCCCGGTCGCGCCACGGGCTGCGAACGCGGAAGGGGATGCGCTTTTCCTGCGCTTCGGCGCGCATCGCGGCGAGTTCATCCTGCGTCAGATAGCAGCGATAGGCCGCGCCCTTGGCGAGCAGCTCGTGCGCAACCTCGGCATGGCGCGCCGCGCGCGCGAACTGATAGACGGTCTCGCCGTCCCAATCGAG
It encodes:
- a CDS encoding citrate synthase, coding for MTDQTAKITLGDKIVESPVLKGTVGPDVVDIRKFYGQTGAFTYDPGFTSTASCESKLTYIDGDEGVLLHRGYAIGDLAEHSTFMEVAYLLLNGELPSGDELAKFDTTITRHTMLHEQLATFYRGFRRDAHPMAIMCGVVGALSAFYHDSTEIHDPHQRMIASHRLIAKMPTIAAMAYKYSVGQPFIYPQNDLSYTHNFLRMTFGVPAEEYEVDPAVVRALDRIFILHADHEQNASTSTVRLAGSSGANPFACIAAGIACLWGPAHGGANEAALNMLREIGRPERIPEYIARAKDKDDPFRLMGFGHRVYKNYDPRATVMQKTVREVFTALKVNDPVFDVALQLEEMALNDDYFVEKKLFPNVDFYSGVILSAIGFPTTMFTALFALARTVGWVAQWNEMISDPAQKIGRPRQLYTGPTQRAYVPVDKR
- the gltX gene encoding glutamate--tRNA ligase — protein: MATENKTELAEATPEATGAAVVTRFAPSPTGYLHIGGARTALFNWLFARHHGGKFLLRIEDTDRARSTDAAIDAILDGMQWLDLDWDGETVYQFARAARHAEVAHELLAKGAAYRCYLTQDELAAMRAEAQEKRIPFRVRSPWRDRDDGDPAAPHVLRLRAPQDGAVTIHDRVQGEVTVQNAELDDFILLRSDGTPTYMLSVVVDDNDMGITHVIRGDDHLNNAFRQLALIRAMAWREPVYAHVPLIHGADGAKLSKRHGALGVDAYRDELGYLPEAVNNYLLRLGWGHGDAEIISREQAVEWFDLANVGRSPSRFDFKKLENLNGHYIREADDARLAGLVAPRIETLVGRALDSDDSALLARAMDVLKPRAKTLDEIAEGAVFLFAVRPLAVEEKAAALIAEAPEGLLANVTDRLRALGDWSHDAIEAAVRETSESAGVGLGKLAQPLRAALTGRTVSPGIFDVLLLLGRDESLARLDAAHNYPAGA